In a genomic window of Curtobacterium sp. MCBD17_035:
- a CDS encoding alkaline phosphatase family protein codes for MTPMVPTATQDTANLADVVPACLTALGHPGPALAGLGREARIRLRPARSAIVVLVDGLGANAVRARAGHARFLAAEKRRLRSGFPTTTAAALTTLSTGATPGTHGVVGYSGFDPGSGRVVNLLSGWDTEVPAGWLLVPTLFERAVADGLVVRSVGPARYRTSGFTANVLAGADYVDADTIPARVDAALEAVADGPATLVYLYVPELDSIAHKRGWQSDRWTSALEALDAELARLAAALPADVGLVVTADHGVLDVPDEANVAIAPDLLEPVVGFAGDPRCRQLTLAPGTDVDATVRAWRERVGKRAWVASRDEAIAAGWFGAVTDPVRARLGDVVVAARGQWAFNDDREAGEHPRRMLGQHGSMSDDETYVPLLLAGAFAT; via the coding sequence ATGACTCCGATGGTACCGACGGCGACGCAGGACACCGCGAACCTCGCCGACGTGGTGCCGGCCTGCCTGACCGCACTCGGCCACCCTGGACCAGCGCTCGCGGGGCTCGGTCGGGAGGCCCGGATCCGGCTCCGTCCCGCCCGGTCCGCGATCGTCGTGCTCGTCGACGGACTCGGTGCGAACGCCGTGCGGGCGCGCGCCGGTCACGCGCGGTTCCTCGCCGCCGAGAAGCGCCGCCTGCGGAGCGGGTTCCCCACGACGACCGCCGCCGCGCTGACGACGCTCAGCACGGGTGCGACGCCCGGGACGCACGGCGTCGTCGGGTACAGCGGGTTCGACCCGGGCTCGGGCCGCGTGGTCAACCTGCTCAGCGGCTGGGACACCGAGGTCCCCGCGGGGTGGCTGCTCGTCCCGACGCTGTTCGAGCGGGCCGTGGCCGACGGGCTCGTGGTGCGGTCGGTCGGGCCGGCGCGATACCGGACGTCGGGGTTCACCGCGAACGTCCTGGCGGGCGCGGACTACGTCGACGCCGACACCATCCCCGCCCGGGTGGACGCCGCGCTCGAGGCGGTCGCCGACGGGCCGGCCACGCTCGTCTACCTGTACGTGCCGGAGCTCGACTCGATCGCCCACAAGCGCGGCTGGCAGTCGGACCGGTGGACGAGTGCGCTCGAGGCCCTCGACGCAGAACTGGCCCGGCTCGCGGCGGCGCTCCCGGCCGATGTCGGCCTCGTCGTCACCGCGGACCACGGCGTGCTCGACGTCCCCGACGAGGCGAACGTCGCCATCGCTCCCGACCTGCTCGAACCGGTCGTCGGGTTCGCGGGGGATCCGCGCTGCCGACAGCTCACCCTGGCGCCGGGGACCGACGTCGACGCCACCGTGCGGGCGTGGCGGGAGCGCGTCGGCAAGCGCGCGTGGGTGGCGAGCCGCGACGAGGCGATCGCCGCCGGGTGGTTCGGGGCGGTCACCGACCCGGTCCGGGCGCGACTCGGCGACGTCGTGGTCGCCGCTCGCGGTCAGTGGGCGTTCAACGACGACCGCGAGGCCGGCGAACACCCCCGGCGGATGCTCGGCCAGCACGGATCGATGTCGGACGACGAGACCTACGTCCCGCTGCTCCTCGCGGGGGCGTTCGCCACCTGA
- the sepH gene encoding septation protein SepH, giving the protein MQDVRVIGVEPGAILLATDSGSEYRLAVTPSLSGQVRQASPAEGEPHRRIPPKEIQARIRAGLSSEQVAELMGVAVEDVRRFEGPVMAERSFVLDAARRVSVTGEAGAPEVFGDAITARLEAGDATDVRWSSRKDVEHGWQVQVHYIADEVEHDAQWRFDPKTSTLTPDNGDAHRLSREDDDEGLTPRLRAVDPEPEDSASTRFDSGAFRVETDQRPAPDREAADRPPLRAPLPRIGAPAVEERGPGNETADLLEALRRRRGEREAATFGDHSDDRRGDDRQRRSVTVVDIPLDTLAPGEVGDADGVDDPVGDGGRPSSAPRADESGSTAEQPDGGRPDRKKRSRRAMPSWDEIVFGTRPDDDLA; this is encoded by the coding sequence ATGCAAGACGTGAGAGTCATCGGTGTGGAACCGGGCGCGATCCTCCTCGCGACCGATTCCGGGAGCGAGTACCGGCTCGCGGTCACCCCCTCGCTGTCCGGCCAGGTCCGCCAGGCGAGCCCCGCCGAGGGCGAGCCGCACCGCCGGATCCCGCCCAAGGAGATCCAGGCGCGCATCCGCGCCGGACTGAGCAGCGAGCAGGTCGCCGAGCTCATGGGCGTCGCGGTCGAGGACGTCCGTCGGTTCGAGGGGCCGGTGATGGCCGAGCGGTCGTTCGTGCTCGACGCCGCCCGCCGCGTCTCCGTCACGGGCGAAGCGGGAGCACCCGAGGTATTCGGTGACGCCATCACCGCGCGGCTCGAGGCCGGCGACGCCACCGACGTCCGCTGGTCCAGCCGGAAGGACGTCGAGCACGGCTGGCAGGTGCAGGTCCACTACATCGCGGACGAGGTCGAGCACGACGCGCAGTGGCGCTTCGACCCGAAGACCTCGACGCTGACGCCCGACAACGGCGACGCGCACCGCCTGTCGCGCGAGGACGACGACGAGGGCCTCACCCCTCGGCTCCGCGCCGTCGATCCGGAGCCCGAGGACAGCGCGTCCACCCGGTTCGACTCCGGCGCGTTCCGGGTCGAGACCGACCAGCGTCCGGCACCGGACCGGGAGGCCGCCGACCGTCCGCCACTCCGCGCACCGCTGCCGCGCATCGGCGCGCCGGCCGTCGAGGAACGGGGCCCGGGGAACGAGACCGCCGACCTGCTCGAGGCGCTGCGGCGCCGGCGCGGTGAGCGCGAGGCCGCCACGTTCGGCGACCACTCGGACGACCGCCGCGGGGACGACCGGCAGCGCCGGTCGGTGACCGTCGTGGACATCCCGCTCGACACCCTCGCTCCCGGCGAGGTCGGCGACGCCGACGGGGTCGACGACCCGGTGGGCGACGGCGGCCGCCCGTCGTCCGCGCCCCGGGCGGACGAGTCCGGCTCCACCGCGGAGCAGCCCGACGGAGGCCGACCGGACCGGAAGAAGCGGAGCCGACGGGCGATGCCGAGCTGGGACGAGATCGTGTTCGGCACGCGGCCGGACGACGACCTGGCCTGA
- a CDS encoding DUF4193 domain-containing protein: MATDYDAPRKTDDDSESIEALKERVPDKMSGVVDVDDADNPGSFELAGQDLSDVDLDVVVLPPQVDEFTCVECFLVKHRSQLDHETKLGAVCMECASA; this comes from the coding sequence ATGGCCACCGACTACGACGCCCCTCGGAAGACCGACGACGACTCCGAGTCGATCGAGGCACTGAAGGAGCGCGTCCCCGACAAGATGTCGGGTGTCGTGGACGTCGACGACGCCGACAACCCCGGCAGCTTCGAACTCGCCGGACAGGACCTCTCCGACGTCGACCTCGACGTCGTGGTGCTGCCGCCGCAGGTGGACGAGTTCACCTGCGTCGAGTGCTTCCTCGTGAAGCACCGCTCGCAGCTCGACCACGAGACGAAGCTCGGTGCGGTCTGCATGGAGTGCGCCTCGGCGTAG
- a CDS encoding DUF3093 domain-containing protein, producing the protein MTVYRERLWAPPTLYLATALVIPASLLVFLPINTTVGVVVAIGMELAVLVMLWLLAPIVEVTEDEFRAGRAHLPRSAVGAVQGYDGSAATRERGPTLDARAWTLFRGYVHGVVKVEVADAQDPTPYWLVSVRHPDQVVAALGR; encoded by the coding sequence GTGACCGTGTACCGCGAACGACTCTGGGCTCCCCCGACCCTCTACCTCGCGACCGCGCTGGTGATCCCCGCCAGCCTGCTCGTGTTCCTGCCCATCAACACCACCGTCGGCGTCGTCGTCGCGATCGGCATGGAGCTCGCGGTCCTCGTCATGCTCTGGCTGCTCGCACCGATCGTCGAGGTGACCGAGGACGAGTTCCGGGCCGGCCGCGCGCACCTGCCGCGGAGCGCGGTCGGCGCGGTGCAGGGGTACGACGGCAGCGCGGCGACCCGCGAGCGCGGGCCGACGTTGGACGCGCGCGCGTGGACGCTCTTCCGCGGCTACGTCCACGGGGTGGTCAAGGTCGAGGTCGCCGACGCGCAGGACCCGACCCCGTACTGGTTGGTGTCCGTGCGGCACCCCGACCAGGTCGTCGCGGCCCTCGGACGCTGA
- the dut gene encoding dUTP diphosphatase — MTEPLDVPWTGADAPRFAHPGDAGADLVSTEAVVLAPGERRLVGTGVRIALPDGYAGFVVPRSGLAAKHGITIVNAPGTIDAGYRGELKVALLNTDQRESYSVAVGDRIAQLVVMPVPAVRFVAVDELPDSVRGHGGFGSSGYGTAVDVSVAAAPTTEGAADGTRPGTDDQEGAGA; from the coding sequence GTGACCGAGCCCCTCGACGTGCCATGGACCGGGGCGGACGCCCCTCGGTTCGCCCATCCGGGAGACGCCGGAGCCGACCTCGTCTCCACCGAGGCGGTGGTGCTCGCCCCCGGTGAGCGTCGACTCGTCGGCACCGGCGTGCGGATCGCCCTGCCCGACGGGTACGCCGGGTTCGTGGTGCCGCGGAGCGGTCTGGCCGCCAAGCACGGGATCACAATCGTCAACGCGCCCGGCACGATCGACGCCGGGTACCGCGGGGAGCTCAAGGTCGCCCTGCTCAACACGGACCAGCGCGAGTCGTACTCGGTGGCGGTGGGGGACCGCATCGCCCAGCTCGTCGTGATGCCCGTGCCCGCCGTGCGGTTCGTCGCCGTCGACGAGCTCCCGGACAGCGTCCGCGGACACGGCGGATTCGGGTCGTCCGGGTACGGTACGGCGGTGGACGTGAGCGTGGCGGCCGCCCCCACGACGGAGGGCGCGGCGGACGGCACGCGACCCGGAACGGACGACCAGGAAGGAGCCGGCGCATGA
- a CDS encoding DUF3710 domain-containing protein encodes MRIGRGKKGTEPAEEVELASTTPEVDIADEADEALDEVVTVEPTAKSAPADREENGPLDETEANPVRPYVDLGGVKILPREGLHLRLEVEEGSQRVVAVGLDFEESTLQVQPFAAPRTTGLWHEIRAQIAEQIGRQGGVATEVDGPLGPELRADVPVVGEDGVTDGLRTARFVGVDGPRWFLRGVIAGKAAEDPEAATEIEDLFRSVVVVRGTSPMPPRDLIPLHMPKTMPTATI; translated from the coding sequence ATGAGGATCGGCAGGGGCAAGAAGGGCACCGAGCCCGCCGAGGAGGTCGAGCTCGCCTCGACCACGCCCGAGGTGGACATCGCGGACGAGGCCGACGAGGCGCTCGACGAGGTCGTGACGGTCGAGCCGACGGCGAAGTCGGCTCCCGCAGACCGCGAGGAGAACGGGCCGCTCGACGAGACCGAGGCGAATCCCGTGCGTCCGTACGTCGACCTCGGCGGGGTGAAGATCCTGCCGCGCGAGGGCCTCCACCTCCGCCTCGAGGTCGAGGAGGGCTCGCAGCGGGTCGTCGCGGTCGGTCTCGACTTCGAGGAGTCGACGCTCCAGGTGCAGCCGTTCGCCGCGCCCCGGACGACGGGGCTCTGGCACGAGATCCGCGCGCAGATCGCCGAGCAGATCGGCCGGCAGGGTGGCGTGGCGACCGAGGTGGACGGGCCGCTCGGCCCGGAGCTCCGCGCGGACGTCCCGGTGGTCGGCGAGGACGGCGTCACCGACGGCCTGCGGACCGCGCGCTTCGTCGGGGTCGACGGGCCCCGCTGGTTCCTCCGCGGTGTGATCGCCGGCAAGGCGGCGGAGGACCCCGAGGCCGCGACCGAGATCGAGGACCTGTTCCGGAGCGTGGTCGTCGTCCGCGGGACGAGTCCCATGCCGCCCCGCGACCTCATCCCGCTCCACATGCCGAAGACGATGCCGACCGCGACGATCTGA
- a CDS encoding DUF3159 domain-containing protein, whose product MTSDPSAPLPEDHATDHADALSLSAQLRDAVARAGIARVAPGEAPSGRALVAAVGGVRGLAESILPGFAFLIVFAVTHQLVPSVVVPVLVGLVFVGLRLVQRQPLVTALSGILGVAISAGLSLFTGRAESNFVPGIVVNAVSLAVLLATLVARRPLIGIVVGLLLPEGDHWRSDPGKRRVLTVATWLWAGLFAVRLAIEVPLYLAAQVELLAGIKLVTGVPLYAAMLWVTWLLVRSVFGQVADGGTGDVDAAGGPDRV is encoded by the coding sequence ATGACGTCGGACCCGAGCGCCCCGCTCCCCGAGGACCACGCCACAGACCACGCCGACGCGCTGTCGTTGTCGGCGCAGCTGCGTGACGCGGTCGCGCGGGCCGGCATCGCGCGGGTCGCTCCGGGCGAGGCGCCATCGGGCCGGGCGCTCGTCGCGGCGGTCGGCGGGGTGCGCGGACTGGCCGAGTCGATCCTCCCGGGGTTCGCGTTCCTGATCGTGTTCGCCGTCACGCACCAGCTCGTGCCGAGTGTCGTGGTCCCCGTGCTCGTCGGGCTCGTGTTCGTCGGGCTGCGGCTCGTGCAGCGTCAGCCGCTCGTCACCGCGCTCTCCGGGATCCTCGGCGTCGCGATCTCCGCCGGCCTGTCGCTGTTCACCGGGCGCGCCGAGAGCAACTTCGTGCCGGGCATCGTCGTGAACGCGGTGTCCCTGGCCGTGTTGCTCGCCACCCTCGTGGCCCGACGGCCGCTCATCGGGATCGTCGTGGGGCTCCTGCTGCCGGAGGGCGACCACTGGCGCAGCGACCCCGGCAAGCGCCGTGTGCTCACCGTGGCGACCTGGCTCTGGGCGGGGCTGTTCGCGGTGCGGCTCGCGATCGAGGTCCCGCTCTACCTCGCCGCGCAGGTGGAGCTCCTGGCCGGCATCAAGCTCGTGACCGGGGTACCGCTCTACGCGGCGATGCTCTGGGTGACGTGGCTGCTCGTCCGCTCCGTGTTCGGGCAGGTCGCCGACGGCGGCACCGGGGACGTCGACGCCGCCGGAGGCCCCGACCGCGTGTAG